A single window of Channa argus isolate prfri chromosome 12, Channa argus male v1.0, whole genome shotgun sequence DNA harbors:
- the LOC137137409 gene encoding E3 ubiquitin-protein ligase TRIM21-like: MAFALSLEQFQCIICLDTFKNPVSIPCGHNFCLECIKRFWDTRLKSECPLCKEFFKRRPELRINVGLKEITEQFKRQRSHIDRPAYRKHAGRRMSRAASTSDVPCDICRGEKLISVVSCLICKTCYCENHLTPHLRDPELVTHKLMDPATFISTHLCTNHNQFLTMYCKKDDKPVCMKCTETDHRNHDTIPIENQVKTIKIQMKKTEVDFQQMIQARIKKIEDIKNSMELSRINKEREIESSIQAFTMAINAIEKNKSLLIEEIEQKQGATERRAMEFMKELGQEINELRKRYHELQYLDATEDPLHLLRTFSSLSAPLSSTNWSKVTIQSDIYIGTVRRAFSKLVDVCHELEKTLFAQEMNKTNQYAEDITLDPVTAAGWLILSTDGKTVSVSNQQRRPPDDPRRFDSCVAVLGKQSFTYGRHYWVVQVGDKTDWDLGVARESIKRKGAITVRPDSGYWVICRRKGGSLNACASPSFPLHLQETPQKVGIFLDYEEGLVSFYNVEAKTHIFTYSGCTFTEPIYPYFNPCVQNNGKNTAPLVICPLDITFRKESVTL; encoded by the exons ATGGCCTTTGCGCTATCTCTGGAGCAGTTTCAGTGCATCATATGTCTGGATACGTTCAAGAACCCTGTCTCCATTCCATGTGGGCACAATTTCTGTCTTGAGTGCATCAAACGTTTCTGGGACACAAGGCTTAAATCAGAGTGTCCTCTGTGCAAAGAGTTCTTTAAAAGACGTCCAGAACTCAGGATCAACGTAGGCTTAAAAGAGATCACTGAGCAATTTAAAAG gcAAAGATCTCATATAGACAGACCAGCGTACAGGAAACATGCAGGTAGACGCATGTCAAGAGCTGCTTCTACATCTGATGTTCCCTGTGACATCTGCCGTGGAGAAAAGTTAATTTCAGTTGTGTCATGTCTCATCTGCAAGACATGTTACTGTGAAAATCACCTGACACCTCATCTAAGGGATCCAGAGTTGGTGACGCACAAACTAATGGATCCAGCCACCTTCATCTCCACCCACCTCTGCACAAATCACAACCAATTCCTGACAATGTACTGCAAGAAAGATGACAAGCCCGTGTGTATGAAATGCACTGAGACTGATCATAGAAACCATGATACTATCCCAATTGAGAATCAGGTCAAAACAATCAAG ATTCAGATGAAGAAGACTGAAGTAGATTTTCAGCAGATGATTCAGGCAAGAATCAAAAAGATTGAGGACATCAAGAATTCAATGGAGCTGAGCAGA ataaataaagaaagagagatagagtCAAGTATTCAGGCCTTCACTATGGCGATAAATGCCATTGAGAAAAATAAGTCTTTGCTCATCGAGGAGATTGAGCAGAAGCAGGGGGCAACTGAGAGGAGAGCAATGGAGTTTATGAAAGAGCTGGGGCAAGAAATTAATGAACTGCGGAAGAGATACCATGAGCTTCAATACCTGGACGCCACTGAGGACCCCCTTCACCTCCTGAGG ACTTTCTCCTCGCTGAGTGctcctctgtcctccacaaACTGGTCCAAAGTCACTATCCAGTCAGACATCTACATAGGGACAGTGAGGAGAGCTTTCTCGAAGTTGGTGGATGTGTGTCACGAACTTGAAAAGACACTATTTGCACAGG aaatgaaCAAGACCAATCAATATGCAG AGGATATAACTTTGGATCCTGTAACTGCTGCCGGCTGGCTGATTCTATCCACAGATGGAAAAACG GTGAGTGTCAGCAACCAGCAAAGAAGGCCCCCAGATGACCCCCGCAGGTTTGATTCCTGCGTTGCCGTACTGGGGAAACAAAGTTTCACCTATGGAAGACATTACTGGGTGGTTCAG GTTGGAGATAAAACCGACTGGGATCTTGGTGTGGCCCGGGAGTCCATCAAAAGGAAGGGGGCCATCACAGTTCGTCCTGACAGCGGCTACTGGGTGATCTGCCGGCGTAAAGGTGGCAGTCTGAATGCCTGTGCCAGCCCAtcttttcctctccacctccAAGAAACTCCTCAGAAAGTCGGAATATTCCTGGATTACGAAGAAGGATTAGTGTCCTTCTACAACGTGGAAGCAAAGActcacatttttacatacagTGGTTGTACGTTTACTGAGCCTATCTATCCATATTTTAACCCCTGTGTTCAAAACAATGGGAAGAACACAGCCCCACTGGTTATCTGTCCACTCGACATTACATTCAGAAAAGAATCTGTGACTCTTTGA